In Archocentrus centrarchus isolate MPI-CPG fArcCen1 chromosome 1, fArcCen1, whole genome shotgun sequence, the following proteins share a genomic window:
- the LOC115784485 gene encoding neuromedin-K receptor-like, giving the protein MENTTRSLTNQFVQPPWRVALWSVAYSTVLAVAVFGNLIVIWIILAHKRMRTVTNYFLLNLAFSDVSMAAFNTLINFIYAAHGEWYFGQVYCRFHNFFPVTAVFASIYSMTAIAIDRYMAIIHPMKPRLPAKATMGVIVCIWSLAVVLAFPLCYFSTIRTLPHRTICYVSWPRMAEDSFMYHIIVTVLVYILPLVVMGITYTIVGVTLWGSEIPGDSSDNYQGQLQAKRKVVKMMIIVVVTFALCWLPYHVYFIVTGLNKHLSKWKYIQQVYLSVLWLAMSSTMYNPIIYCCLNSRFRAGFKQVFRWCPFVRVSSYDELELQNARLRPCHQSSVCTSILSKDKSTRGNRSKPNSELNNKDS; this is encoded by the exons ATGGAAAACACAACCAGAAGTCTGACCAACCAGTTTGTGCAGCCTCCGTGGCGCGTCGCGCTGTGGTCGGTGGCTTACAGCACGGTGCTGGCGGTGGCGGTCTTCGGGAACCTGATAGTGATTTGGATTATTCTGGCGCACAAGCGGATGAGGACCGTCACCAACTATTTCCTGCTGAACTTGGCTTTCTCCGACGTTTCCATGGCCGCGTTCAACACGCTCATCAACTTCATCTACGCGGCTCACGGAGAGTGGTACTTCGGGCAGGTGTACTGCCGGTTTCACAACTTCTTTCCTGTCACCGCCGTGTTTGCCAGCATCTACTCTATGACCGCGATAGCCATCGACAG GTACATGGCAATCATCCATCCTATGAAGCCTCGTCTGCCTGCCAAAGCCACTATGGGAGTCATTGTCTGTATCTGGAGCCTGGCTGTGGTTCTGGCCTTCCCGCTCTGCTACTTCTCCACCATCCGAACTCTGCCCCACAGGACTATTTGCTACGTGTCCTGGCCCCGCATGGCCGAAGACTCCTTCAT GTATCATATCATAGTTACAGTTCTGGTCTACATACTACCCTTAGTGGTGATGGGCATCACCTACACCATTGTGGGGGTGACGTTGTGGGGGAGTGAGATCCCTGGAGATTCATCTGATAACTATCAAGGACAGCTACAGGCTAAAAGGAAG GTGGTGAAGATGATGATTATTGTAGTGGTTACCTTTGCCCTGTGCTGGCTGCCGTATCACGTCTACTTCATTGTGACGGGTCTCAACAAGCATCTGAGCAAGTGGAAGTACATCCAGCAGGTTTACCTGTCAGTGCTGTGGCTGGCAATGAGCTCCACCATGTACAATCCGATCATCTACTGCTGCCTCAATAGCAG GTTCCGGGCTGGTTTCAAGCAGGTTTTCCGCTGGTGTCCCTTTGTCCGGGTGTCGAGCTACGATGAGCTGGAGCTCCAAAATGCAAGACTTCGACCGTGTCACCAGAGCAGCGTGTGCACCAGCATCCTGAGCAAAGACAAGAGCACTCGTGGAAACAGGTCAAAACCCAACTCTGAGCTGAATAATAAAGACAGTTAA